From the Priestia aryabhattai genome, one window contains:
- the pdxR gene encoding MocR-like pyridoxine biosynthesis transcription factor PdxR: MNQENSSSYPKYKQIIDFMKGKIARGEWPIGSKIPSQRKLAAMFDVNRSTVITALEELTADGLIEGKMGRGTIVINNTWTLLATNPPDWNVHVKSGMHRPSQAMVQDINESEFNSNLIQLSKGELSPDIFPKNKMKYAVKKVAENMEVLGYEEPKGYFPLRKELSIYMKTMGIEASPDSILIVSGALQALQLISIGLLQKNSSVLLEKPSYLYSLHVFQSAGMKLKGLSMDEEGIKVTALKRADPQEGQAILYTNPCFHNPTGTLMSQKRRHDLLKECEEHQLPIIEDDLYRELWLNERPPLPLKALDKNGHVLYVSSLSKTLSPGLRIGWIVGPEPVIERLADIKMQTDYGSSSLSQRVAAEWFENGLYQQHMETVRTELRTRRKVMLNALKTYVGDLATWTNPEGGFFIWVHIQPSISMKSLYSRALKKGILLNSGSIYAQETGSYLRLSYAYASLPDIDRSIEILAELIWELQV; encoded by the coding sequence ATGAATCAAGAGAACAGTTCAAGTTATCCAAAATACAAGCAAATTATTGATTTTATGAAGGGGAAAATCGCCCGTGGAGAATGGCCGATTGGAAGTAAAATTCCTAGTCAGCGAAAGCTTGCAGCTATGTTCGACGTTAATCGAAGTACGGTCATCACGGCATTAGAGGAATTAACAGCGGACGGTTTAATTGAAGGTAAGATGGGAAGGGGAACAATTGTTATAAATAATACGTGGACACTTTTGGCTACGAATCCGCCCGATTGGAATGTTCATGTGAAATCAGGTATGCATCGTCCGAGTCAAGCAATGGTACAAGATATTAATGAATCCGAATTTAATTCCAACCTTATTCAATTAAGCAAAGGAGAGCTTTCACCTGACATATTTCCTAAAAACAAAATGAAATATGCCGTGAAAAAAGTAGCAGAAAATATGGAGGTTCTCGGATACGAAGAACCAAAGGGGTATTTTCCTTTGCGGAAAGAGTTAAGTATATACATGAAAACGATGGGAATTGAAGCTTCTCCAGATTCTATTTTAATTGTTTCCGGCGCTCTTCAAGCTCTTCAGCTTATTTCGATTGGACTGTTGCAAAAGAACTCTTCGGTTTTGTTAGAAAAACCTTCTTATCTATACTCCTTACATGTATTTCAATCAGCCGGAATGAAACTCAAAGGTCTTTCTATGGATGAGGAAGGAATAAAAGTAACAGCTTTAAAACGTGCCGACCCTCAAGAAGGGCAAGCTATTTTATATACAAATCCATGTTTCCATAACCCGACGGGAACATTAATGTCTCAAAAAAGGCGTCACGATTTGTTGAAAGAGTGTGAGGAACATCAGCTTCCTATTATTGAAGATGATTTATACCGCGAATTATGGCTAAATGAACGACCTCCTTTGCCATTAAAGGCTTTAGATAAAAATGGACACGTGTTATATGTTAGTAGTCTTTCTAAAACATTAAGCCCGGGGTTACGTATCGGATGGATAGTCGGCCCAGAACCAGTCATTGAGCGTTTGGCAGATATTAAAATGCAAACAGATTATGGATCTAGCTCATTATCTCAAAGAGTGGCAGCAGAATGGTTTGAAAATGGCTTATATCAACAGCATATGGAAACTGTACGAACCGAATTGCGAACAAGAAGAAAAGTTATGCTGAATGCTTTAAAAACATACGTAGGAGATTTAGCAACATGGACGAACCCTGAAGGAGGCTTTTTTATATGGGTGCATATCCAACCTTCTATTTCAATGAAATCTTTATACTCTCGTGCTTTAAAAAAAGGAATATTGCTTAATTCTGGAAGTATCTATGCGCAAGAAACCGGCAGTTATCTTCGGCTTTCTTACGCCTATGCCTCTTTACCAGATATCGATAGAAGCATTGAAATTCTTGCTGAACTTATTTGGGAATTGCAAGTATAG
- a CDS encoding DMT family transporter, protein MKLTFSLVFLHILMISLWASAFPVIQIGLESFSPQHLAFVRLSIASVVLLVIAIATRMRLPDIKDIPLLLVLGFLGFTVYHTALNIGEKTVSAGIASLLVSTTPIFSSFLAIFFFHEEFGKRKWVGSAVSFAGVALLTFSKENFVHSVNGILLILLAALAESIYIVCQKNLLKKYGFLSFVTYSIWGATISMLVFLPGLETELAHISVRSAISVIYLGLFPTVIPYMVLAYLTSRIGSAEAAISLYLTPALSFFLAWLLLKDIPSVVSIVGSIITLCGVLLTHSKIRVPVKKTRCTIQK, encoded by the coding sequence ATGAAATTAACGTTTAGTCTTGTGTTCTTACATATACTGATGATTAGCTTATGGGCTTCTGCATTTCCAGTTATTCAAATAGGACTGGAATCGTTTTCTCCTCAGCACCTCGCTTTTGTTCGGTTAAGTATTGCTTCTGTAGTGCTATTAGTTATTGCAATAGCCACACGCATGCGCTTGCCTGATATAAAAGATATTCCACTTCTTTTAGTGCTCGGTTTTTTAGGTTTCACAGTATATCACACGGCATTAAACATTGGAGAAAAAACAGTGAGTGCGGGTATTGCGAGTTTACTTGTCTCGACTACTCCTATTTTTTCCTCTTTTTTAGCTATTTTCTTTTTTCATGAGGAGTTCGGAAAAAGAAAATGGGTTGGATCGGCAGTAAGCTTTGCAGGTGTAGCGCTTTTAACCTTCAGCAAAGAGAATTTTGTACACTCAGTTAATGGAATCTTACTGATTCTACTAGCTGCTCTTGCAGAAAGCATCTATATAGTATGTCAAAAAAATTTATTAAAAAAGTATGGTTTCCTTTCTTTTGTGACGTACAGTATTTGGGGAGCTACAATTTCTATGCTTGTTTTCTTACCAGGGTTAGAAACAGAACTTGCACATATCTCTGTCAGATCAGCGATAAGCGTGATATATTTAGGATTATTTCCAACCGTTATTCCCTATATGGTACTCGCCTATCTGACATCGCGTATAGGTTCTGCTGAAGCTGCCATTTCTCTTTACTTAACTCCCGCGCTGTCATTTTTCTTAGCGTGGCTACTTTTAAAAGATATTCCGAGTGTAGTGTCCATTGTTGGAAGCATCATTACATTATGCGGCGTGTTGCTTACACATAGTAAAATACGAGTACCGGTAAAAAAGACAAGGTGTACAATACAAAAATAA